A window of the Lolium perenne isolate Kyuss_39 chromosome 7, Kyuss_2.0, whole genome shotgun sequence genome harbors these coding sequences:
- the LOC139833851 gene encoding uncharacterized protein — protein MARGAASLVGRGVGSSVPVSSDYPAAEGLLRIQGVCEAMAAARQSQLWVVSGEVGVLYGLIFTSEVYAEAESALEDDADSAAVAPIANPIDTASAADSIDTVPAADSGIAAIDADFIDIIAMASTSGTCDATDANMIAHKRAVDQAGASFAGHVVELVDMRKNEEADALARIGSKRLQPPPGVVLDILSHPSVRAPRELDIAEPPAPDSTLVALASDSVDWTEPYMSYLERQILPMDEAKARTIVRRCKSFTIINKELYKRSVSGVFQRCIAAEEGRNILRDIHAGDCGHHAGARSIVAKAFRHGFYWPTAHEDVVALVRSCAGCQKYASQSHMPGSALKTIPLTWPFAVWGLDMVGKFKTAPGGYTHLLVAVDKFTKWVEAKPIKKCDGKTATKFLRELIYRYGYPHSIITDNGTNFAKGEMADFCEEKGIRPDLASVAHPESNGQAERANQSILHGLNPRLVVPLERAAGCWTEELPSVLWGIRTTPNRSTGFTPFFLVYGAEAVMPTDIAYDSPRVVNYAEEDNERARQDDIDLLDEARDLALSRTAIYQQDLRRYHSRRVRSRSFQVGDLVLCLIQDKKGMHKLSPPWEGPFAVSRVLGNDSYYLTDVKTATGTHSRVACSTNPSGHGDRLVLRIQHTNALLYLRLAT, from the exons atggcgcgcggcGCGGCGTCGTTGGTGGGGCGTGGAGTAGGTTCTTCGGTGCCGGTGAGCTCTGACTACCCCGCTGCTGAGGGGTTGCTTCGAATCCAAGGCGTGTGCGAAGCAATGGCAGCGGCCCGCCAGTCTCAGCTCTGggtcgtctccggcgaggtcgGGGTCCTGTATGGCCTTATCT TTACCAgcgaggtatacgcggaggcCGAGTCGGCCCTGGAGGACGACGCCGACTCGGCGGCTGTGGCGCCGATCGCCAACCCCATCGACACCGCGTCAGCTGCCGACTCCATCGACACCGTTCCAGCCGCCGACTCCGGTATCGCCGCGATCGACGCTGACTTCATCGACATCATCGCCATGGCATCG ACTTCtggcacctgcgacgccaccgacgccaacatgatTGCACACAAGCGCGCCGTCGATCAAGCCGGCGCTAGCTTCGCCGGCCACGTCGTCGAATTGGTCGACATGCGCAAGAATGAGGAAGCTGATGcgctagccagaatcgggtcAAAGCGACTCCAACCCCCTCCAGGCGTCGTCTTGGatatcctcagccacccctcggtgcgcgcacccCGCGAGCTGGACATTGCTGAACCTCCTGCTCCCGACTCCACCCTAGTCGCACTCGCTTCCGACAGCGTCGACTGGACCGAGCCATACATGAGCTACCTCGAGCGCCAGATACTGCCAATGGACGAAGCCAAAGCACGAACTATCGTACGCAGGTGCAAGTCTTTCACCATCATCAATAAAGAACTATACAAGCGcagtgtctcgggagtgttccaacgatgcATCGCCGCCGAAGAAGGGCGCAACATCCTccgcgacatccacgcaggggactgcggccaccacgcaggcgcgcgttCCATAGTCGCCAAAGCTTTCCGTCACGGCTTCTattggccaacagcccacgaagatgTAGTCGCGCTCGTCCGTTcgtgcgccgggtgccaaaagtacgcaagccagtcgcacatgcctGGATCagcattgaagaccatccccctaacctggcccttcgccgtctggggcctggacatggtagggaagttcaaaacggcccccggcggataCACTCACCTCCTGGtcgcggtggacaagttcaccaaatgggtggaagcaaaacccataaagaagtgcgacgggaagacagccacaaagttcctacgcgaaCTCATCTATCGAtatggctaccctcacagcatcataaccgacaatggcaccaaTTTTGCCAAAGGGGAAATGGCCGACTTCTGCGAGGAGAAAGGCATCCGACCCGACCTCGCGTCAGTCGCACATCCCGAGTCGAACGGCCAGGCAGAAAGAGCGAACCAGAGCATCCTCCACGGACTCAACCCGCGCCTGGTCGTGCCCCTGGAACGCGCAGCCGGTTGCTGGACAGAAGAGCTCCCCTCAGTGCtgtggggcatccgcacaacaccaaacagatcgaccggcttcacgcctttctttCTGGTGTATGGCGCCGAGGCAGTTATGCCCACGGatatcgcctacgactcgcctcgGGTCGTTAACTACGCCGAggaagacaacgagcgagctcgccaagatgatatcgacctccttgacgaggccagagacctcgcactctccaggaccgccatctaccagcaagatctccgccgctaccacagtcgtcgcgttcggagtcgctccttccaagttgGAGACCTCGTGCTCTGCCTAATCCAAgacaagaaaggcatgcacaagctATCCCCGCCCTGGGAGGGACCgttcgccgtcagccgcgtactcggcaatgactcctactacctcacagac gtgaaaacggcgactggaacccacagcagggtCGCATGCTCGACCAACCCCTCGGGCCACGGCGACCGTCTCGTGCTACGCATacagcacaccaatgccctcctctaccttaggctggcGACTTGA